In Helianthus annuus cultivar XRQ/B chromosome 3, HanXRQr2.0-SUNRISE, whole genome shotgun sequence, a single window of DNA contains:
- the LOC110929333 gene encoding eupatolide synthase-like, translated as MDILSYFHPWLLPTVFLLFFSSFIIRKKSSLAASIPNLPPSPPWFPIIGNLHQVIGKSIHQNLWKVSQKYGPIMLLHLGSQPFVIISSSELAAEALKTHDNILCNRPYSKSLKRLTFNYMDVAFSPYGDHSKKMRKVLVTEFLSAKRSKLFKRVLDTELKNLLDTLAFDTVINLDNMILNLVTDIVCKIAVSKSYREVKFRGTTMKEMLDEMLILFPGSFSEIFPKYGWILEDLSGWSRRLDKHMTNFDGFLEMILDEHIDHTSEDEKDLIDACRSSLTRDEMKSLLSNVFNGAIDTTSFTTVWAMSEIVKNPRVMHRLQDEIRSHSGSKSRLDESDIAKMTYLKYVIKETLRIHAPPPMLLTRECVSPIKIGGYDIVPGTRVLINSWGIGRDPRVWSENANEFYPERFENQVVEKFEMIPFGGGRRSCPGYNFSTSAIEVLIANLLYNINWKLPTGMTNHDLDMEEKGSLLVAKKTPLCLVPIKNNWQA; from the exons ATGGATATCTTATCTTACTTTCATCCTTGGCTTCTCCCAACTGTTTTccttcttttcttttcaagtttCATTATACGAAAGAAGTCATCCTTAGCAGCCTCTATCCCTAACCTTCCCCCCAGCCCTCCATGGTTTCCGATAATCGGTAACTTGCATCAAGTGATTGGCAAAAGCATCCATCAAAACCTTTGGAAAGTGTCCCAAAAATACGGCCCCATAATGCTTCTGCATTTGGGTTCCCAACCATTTGTTATAATCTCCTCTTCTGAATTAGCCGCCGAAGCGTTGAAAACTCATGATAACATACTTTGTAACCGTCCATACTCAAAGAGTTTAAAGCGACTAACTTTCAACTACATGGACGTTGCCTTCTCCCCATATGGCGATCATTCGAAGAAAATGCGCAAGGTTTTAGTAACCGAGTTTTTAAGTGCAAAGAGGAGTAAATTGTTCAAACGTGTGCTCGATACAGAGTTGAAGAACTTGCTTGATACTCTAGCGTTTGATACGGTGATTAACCTTGATAACATGATCTTGAATCTTGTAACCGACATTGTGTGCAAGATTGCAGTGAGTAAGAGCTATAGAGAAGTGAAGTTTAGGGGCACAACAATGAAAGAGATGCTTGATGAAATGTTAATCTTGTTTCCTGGTTCCTTTTCCGAGATTTTCCCCAAATATGGGTGGATTTTGGAGGATTTAAGCGGATGGAGTCGTCGGCTAGACAAACATATGACTAATTTCGATGGCTTCCTCGAAATGATTCTAGATGAACATATTGATCATACAAGTGAGGATGAAAAAGATCTTATTGATGCATGTAGATCATCCTTGACCAGGGATGAAATGAAAAGCCTTTTGTCG AATGTATTCAATGGAGCAATTGATACCACTAGTTTTACAACGGTGTGGGCAATGTCTGAGATTGTCAAAAATCCTAGAGTTATGCATAGGTTACAAGATGAAATTCGAAGCCACTCCGGATCAAAATCTCGACTAGATGAATCGGATATTGCAAAGATGACATATCTGAAATATGTGATCAAGGAGACGCTAAGAATTCACGCGCCTCCACCAATGTTGCTTACGCGGGAATGTGTAAGCCCTATCAAGATCGGTGGATACGACATAGTCCCAGGGACAAGAGTGTTGATCAATTCATGGGGGATTGGAAGGGATCCGAGAGTTTGGTCCGAGAATGCAAATGAGTTTTATCCGGAGCGATTTGAAAATCAAGTGGTGGAGAAGTTTGAGATGATCCCATTTGGAGGGGGTCGAAGATCTTGCCCAGGGTATAACTTTTCGACTTCAGCTATAGAAGTTTTGATAGCAAACCTTCTTTACAATATTAATTGGAAACTTCCAACTGGAATGACAAACCATGATTTGGACATGGAAGAGAAAGGCTCGTTGCTTGTTGCTAAGAAAACACCTCTTTGTCTTGTACCCATCAAGAACAATTGGCAAGCCTAG